Within Kineothrix sp. MB12-C1, the genomic segment AAATCACCAAAGGCAATTGTTGCGCTAACGGGTCGTCATCCTCTGTGTGGCTTGGAGCCGTTTCCTCTCTTTGAGGATGGGAATTTTAAAATTCCCTCCGCCTATCTGGGACTTTCTTTTTTAGAGTCTATCAAAGAGTCTGACGGTGCACATGTCAAACTGTCGATCATATCTTCCAAGACATTGCGCAACAGCAGGCAGTTGGTAGCAACAAAAATTGGAAAACAGAAAAGTAGAAAAATCGTTCTTTGCGCACACATGGATTCTAAATATCATACGCCCGGCGCACTGGATAACGCTGCCGGGGCTGCCGTTTTGATGGAAGCAGCCAAAAGACTACTACCGGCAAACTATAGTATCGACATTGTTCCTTTTAATGGAGAAGAATACTTTGGAGCTTCCGGTGAGTTGGCTTATTTACAACACCTTAAAGAAAAAGGCGACACTGTGGACTTGCTGATCAACATCGATTCTCCCTGTCATATCGGTGCGCTAAATTCTGTCTCGTTCTACAATTTCGGTGAACAGGATAAAGAACTTGCAGTAAAACTCTTTGAACAGCATCCTGTGATAACAGAGGGAGAACCATGGTATGCAGGCGATCATTGTGCATTCGCTTTCACCGGAACGCCTTGCATTGCCGTCACTTCTGCTGATTTATTTGAGGGTGGGCTTTTAAACACACATACGCTAAACGACACATTGGATTGTGTTGATATGAATCTGATTGAACCGACGGCAGAATATATAGCTGCATTGGTTCATGCCTTTGATAAAAGGTAAGAAAAGTATTTTATGAAACAAGCCGTTGCATTCAATAAAGATGCAACGGCTTGTTTCATTATAACCCTATTACATATGAGTTCTTCAAAGTAAAGTTCTTATTACCTATTTTCATCTAAATAGCTTTCCCTTTTCACCACACTGAACAAGCCTCATATACTCGTCCATATGGTTCCATACAATTTCAATCGTTTCATTTCCGTAAACATAGATGCTGTCGATTAGCTCATCGGCCATTTCTTTAGAAAGTTCCGTAAACCCCTCATATCTCTTGAAGCTCTCAATGATAGAACACGGCTGCCAGTTTTCCTGATAACGGCTTTGCAGTATGGCTTCGAGTTCTGTGATTCGAGCGTCTGTTTCCGCCATCTGCTTGCTAACATCAGCCTTTTGGTTTGTGTAGCTCTCTCTGTCCAAAATACCGTCCCTGTATTTTTCATACGTCTTAATTTTGGATGCTCCCAACTTGGCAAGGACGGCTTGGAGCTGCTTAATGCGCTCTGTCAGAGCGGTTATGTCATTATGGCTTTGTGTTTTGACTCTGTCAAAAAGCTGTTCCATATCGAGTATGACCTTTATCTGCGTATGTATCACGGATAAGACCATCTGTGTCAGGCTGCTTTCGGAAATCCTGTCTTTTGTACAGTCGCTGTCAGCTACATACTGATGGCTTTCACAATAATAATATGCCGTAGCCGAGGGACTATTGCTTCTTCGCATAACGTGCCGACAAATCCCACATTTCACTTTACCCATCAGGGGTCTGACCTCTGTGTGCTTCTGTATCCTTTGGGGTGCAGAGAAGCGATCCTGAACCGAAGCAAATAATTCTGCCGAAACAACAGGTTCATGCGTATTCGGTACGACAATCCACTCACTTTTAGGGATGCGTTTTCCGTGCTTGCACCCGACAACAGGGCTACGGTTTTTCCCGTTTACCATTTTCCCCGTGTAGCGTTCGTCACGGATGATGGTCAGGACGGTTGTATTCAGCCAGTAGTTTGTTTTTCCGACCACATTGAATTTACGGTCACAGCCCATAAGCCGCTTATAGACATATGGCGTTGGAATGTTTTCTGCGTTCAGGACATTGGCAATCTGGACTGCGTTTTTGCCCTCATCCGCCATCTCAAAGATACGCCTGACAACAGCAGCAGCCTTTTCATCAACCACAAGTTTCTTGCGGTTTTCCGGCGACTTCGCATAGCCATAAGGAGCATGGCTGCTGATGAATTCTCCTTTCTCCATGCGGTTTTTTTTTGCACTCCGTACCTTTTGTGAAAGGTCTTTGCTGTAAAGGGAGTAAATCAGGTTTCTGAAACCCACATCAAGTCCGCCGGTCGTACCGTCAAAGTCATTGCTGTCAAAATGGTCGTTTACGGAGATAAAGCGCACCCCTAAAAAGGGGAATATTTGCTCCAAATAATCTCCAATGTCAATGTAGTTTCTTCCGAAACGGGACAAGTCTTTTACGATGATACACTGAATGTTTCCCTCACGCACTTCATCCAGCAGAGCTTTCACGCCCGGACGGTCAAAATTCGTACCGCTGTAACCGTCATCGCAAAACTCAACCACTTCATACTGTGAGAGGTCTGGAGAGCTTTCCACAAAGGCATTCAGAAGCTCCCGCTGGTTTCTTATACTGTTGCTTTCACCCTCGTTCTCGTCCTCTTGGGATAACCGGATATACTCGGCAAGGATTTTCTTGATACTCACGAAACCC encodes:
- a CDS encoding M28 family metallopeptidase codes for the protein MKQLMHILCRERPVGTDGNATVTDYFEEQFNMMKFDLQSLPFTCTVWDSAASQMNIEDKSFIITPSPFSEGFTGVGRLVLANTLPDLRQADCAGAILLLYGNLTQSPLQPKDYPFYFPDEHRELISVLEQKSPKAIVALTGRHPLCGLEPFPLFEDGNFKIPSAYLGLSFLESIKESDGAHVKLSIISSKTLRNSRQLVATKIGKQKSRKIVLCAHMDSKYHTPGALDNAAGAAVLMEAAKRLLPANYSIDIVPFNGEEYFGASGELAYLQHLKEKGDTVDLLINIDSPCHIGALNSVSFYNFGEQDKELAVKLFEQHPVITEGEPWYAGDHCAFAFTGTPCIAVTSADLFEGGLLNTHTLNDTLDCVDMNLIEPTAEYIAALVHAFDKR
- a CDS encoding recombinase family protein; translation: MSIKKILAEYIRLSQEDENEGESNSIRNQRELLNAFVESSPDLSQYEVVEFCDDGYSGTNFDRPGVKALLDEVREGNIQCIIVKDLSRFGRNYIDIGDYLEQIFPFLGVRFISVNDHFDSNDFDGTTGGLDVGFRNLIYSLYSKDLSQKVRSAKKNRMEKGEFISSHAPYGYAKSPENRKKLVVDEKAAAVVRRIFEMADEGKNAVQIANVLNAENIPTPYVYKRLMGCDRKFNVVGKTNYWLNTTVLTIIRDERYTGKMVNGKNRSPVVGCKHGKRIPKSEWIVVPNTHEPVVSAELFASVQDRFSAPQRIQKHTEVRPLMGKVKCGICRHVMRRSNSPSATAYYYCESHQYVADSDCTKDRISESSLTQMVLSVIHTQIKVILDMEQLFDRVKTQSHNDITALTERIKQLQAVLAKLGASKIKTYEKYRDGILDRESYTNQKADVSKQMAETDARITELEAILQSRYQENWQPCSIIESFKRYEGFTELSKEMADELIDSIYVYGNETIEIVWNHMDEYMRLVQCGEKGKLFR